Within Takifugu rubripes chromosome 20, fTakRub1.2, whole genome shotgun sequence, the genomic segment TTTGATGATGCAGAGATGACGTGCATTGAACATTTGGTAAAGAGTTTAGTTATCTTGTCATTTCATGACAGCCTTGTGCAACAGGTTCATGTAGCACAGGAAAAAATCTTTCTGAATGAGCTTGTGGGTCCAAAGGTTGTATCCATATTATATCAGCTTTAGTGTGGAAGCTGTTGGAGTGGAGGTGCTGCTGTGCGTGCTTGTGTTCCGTTGGAGAGATCACTAACACCACTTCTATGTCGAGTATATTCATGAGAGTTTGCTGCTGTCCATTTGAAGAGTAAACTTTTGTTGTTGCATTTAATGCGAAGAGGAATGAAAACTTTGCTGTTGGGTGAATTGCACTTCCTCCATGCTCTGCTTAGACAGCAAGAGGAGAGAACAGCGCctctgtgtctgtttctggAGCCAGCTTGGTTACTCTTGTGCGCCCTGACTAGCAAGTAGTGCCTCAGACACAGTATAAACTTGTGTtatgtgacatttgtgtttaataTTGCTATAATGGTTGATCTGGGTTTGTCCTGCAAAATATCATATACGTTTCACAATTGTGTCATTAATTATTGTTTATTTCCATGACCACCTTGAGGTTATTCAAAtgcttgttttgtgtttgttaataTTTCTTTATGTTGTAACTACTATGTTAGTATGCTAGAATTTGCAGATTGCACTATTCCCCCAAAATAAACTAAGCAGCAGGGTCAGTGGTCGATGATCGTGAGCTACATCAGAGTGAGCGGACAGTGTAATGGTATCTGTTTCCTTTCAAAGCCCTCATGTATCCTGACTGGAAGTGCCCCTTCAGCAATTTACACAAACATTAAttgaaatgtgcagaaaaagagcagaaataaaaagTTGAATTGACTTTTTTAATGTTGATTTACCCCAGGTAACACAAAGGGAACAGAACAGTTCTTCTTGTAGATTGTGTAAACCCTTAGGCATAGTCCAAAGTATTTGGTCGCAGCTTCTTATCTTTATTACCCTTCAAACCTCTGTGAGCAGTACATACCAGGAAATGAATGGCAGGCACTTCTGTCACGACTGGCAGAAATCCCATCACAACATTCTCTTTTTCAggaagtcattttaaaaacctTGTTAGTTGAGTGCTTAAAGAAAAGAACTCACTGTTTTTTTATTACTTATCTGTCGTGATTTGCTTTATATTATATACATTACATGTCTTTTTTCCACCCTGCATCAGATTTTATCTCAGAAATTGGCATGGCAACACTGAAGGAGAGTCTTCAGTTTGGAGACACTGCATCAGTAAACTCAGAGGGAGCCTCAGCCTTGAGAAGATGCCAGAGGGAACACCTCTGTTGGATGCTGCTTCTCTTGACTACTTGTTTTACCAGGTGATTATTCACTACTTGGCCTTTCCAAAGAAAAACCTCTGTGACTGTAAAGAAATTATGCAACATTATTTGCAAATGCAGCTTGAACTTTACTAAACTATTGCAACACAAGCGATCTCTGCaattatttgtctttttaaaaaaaaaatcgtgtTTATAATTGTGTATTTGCACATCCTCTGTTGCACAGGGCCAACACAGCTTTCATAAAGGTTTGGTTCCACTGAGGAAGTCTCATTCAGATGCAGAGCAACATGAAATAGAAAATGAGTGTTTGGGGATGGCTGTGCTTGCTATCACTCATACAACAAACATGAGTGTACCAGGCTCACATGATATCAGgtaaaatgagaataaaacgCGGACTATTAGAATATATCTTCCGTTGTGTCTATGATAAAATGTTGATATTGCAAAATTTGACAGTTATTTATATTGGCTCAcacagatttctttttaaatatggaCTTCCTGAAATTTGCATATTTGCATATTGATTTGCATATTGTGCCGTTCTGAATTAATCTTCCCTCTATTTTTCCTCTCCAGTTACAAACGTTTCATCCCAGAGTCGCTGAACCGCAGCATTAAGCAGCGCAGTTTTATGACACGCATCCGCATCAACAACGTCTTCAAGAAGTTCCTGAGTGAATTCCATCAGCGCACCATCAGGGACAGCAACATCACACCATACGACCTGAAGATCAAGTATCTGGCCACACTGGAGGGGCTGACCAGCGGCTTGGGCAGTGAGGTGTTTGAGCCCATCTCCCTCATTGTAGCACAGGAAGGAGAGCTCTTCAATGGAGGTTATTATGGTAAGTTTTCCGATCAAATCATCATTTTATACCAATGTCTTGAATGGGTTTATATCAATATAAATACAATTGACGATATACAAATCAAATCAACTTCAAGTCTGTTGGGAAAAAACCCCTATGAAATTGTTAAACAAGCCAACTTTTTCACTTccctgtattattattattgtgggTAAACACTTGCATGGTGATTTTAGGGTATTGCAACAAAACCTCGAGCCAGGATCAGAAGACGCAGACGAGCCGTGACATGCAGGTCCTGGTTACTGGCACCACGGGTATTTCTTGGAGGAAGAAACCTGATACAGTAAGTGAAACTGTGTGTGACCAAGAATCCCACTCAAAACTCTGCCAACAGTTTAGAAGCAGCAATCAGCCAATTCTTTCCTTTGATTGGTTTAAACCAATGGTCTAACAGCAGATGATTCCTGAGTGCTCTATAATATATATAACTTTCAGACATCGGTGGTCTCTAAGGACAAGCCCAAGTCAAAGAAGAGCAAGGTTGACGGGAAGCAGCAAAgcgacaaaaaaaaagaggagaatgaAGGATGGGCGGTGTTCTGCGACTTCCATGAGATCACCCACGCCGTAATCAAAGAAAAGACAACTGTCACCATCTACAGACAGGACAACATGAGGATGGTGAGCTCAGTGTCCCTGAATAAAAACTGTGACTTCACTTTCAAAACCTTGTTTTACCAGCTGGAAAATGTTGGTGTACTTGTATTTTGTATGACTCTTTCTCTCTTGTCCCTCATCCCTTCCTTTTCAGGAGTTGCAAATGGCTTCCAGGGCCGAGTCTTTGTCCTTTGTAGCTCTTGTTGATGGGTATTTCCGGCTGACAGTGGACGCCCATCACTACTTGTGCAAAGAAGTGGCCCCTGAATCAGTGGTGCGCAACATCCGTAACAGCTGCCATGGACCCATCAGGTCTGTACTGgcgagtgtgtgcatgtgttatcacaaataaaataataatgttaAATGACATTTGAAGTTTATTGGACATGTTCATCATGAAACTTCCATTCCGTTACCCTTTTTCTATCAGGACAGAGCTCATACATAAAATCCAAGCaaagagtttaaagaaaaacTGAATAGAATATTTGTCTTTCGTTGCACAGCTCTGCCTTCTTATCATACATGATGATAAACTAAAATGATCTTTATCACGAGTAAACaggcaaataaagaaaagggaagTTTACTAATGTcctgtgttgtttatttttgatttattgTATTTTCCAAACCCAAGCACTGAGTACGCTGTTCACAAGCTCCGTCAGGAGGGCAATGAAGAGGGTACCTACATCTTGCGCTGGAGCTGCACTGACTTCCAGTACATCATCATTACAGTGGTCTGCACTGAGGTAGACTTGTGCTTTATTCTGACAAATCAGCCAAACCAACGAATGTCTTCTTTGCTTGAGTCTCAGATTAGTCCCTGCTTACTATTTGCTTTCTGCGTAGTTTAAAGGCCGTCTGTTTTTCTGTTCAGATTGACTTGAAGGAAACTCGGCCCGTTCGACAATACAAGAACTTCCAGATTGAAGAGTCCCCTGATGGTTTCCGACTGTATGGCACGGACACATTTCGGCCCACATTGGCAGAGCTACTTAAACACCTGGAGAGCCAAAGCCTCCGCACTGATAACCTCCACTTCCAGTTGCGCCGCTGCTGCCCTCCACAGCCGAGAGGTGAGCTTATACACGTCCCAAGCAGAGCGTGACAAGATAATCACCTTTATGCAGGAATTCTTTCTTTGGTGCTTTGACAGAACATATGAACTCAAGCTATTTAAACCAGTTGTCATGCAAGGAGCCACCAAACGTGTGATAGATGTGATAAAAGAATTTGTCATGACCTCATCATGCGTGCACTCAAGTATTGAAAACAAGTTGGATAAGTGAGACACTACAATAACAGAGTTTTAACTACCGTAGTTATTTCCAAGTTTCTTACTAGTTAGTGTCTCAAGGCAGATGGTTGGAGATATTGgctaaaaaaagcaaaacagctacTGAATGATGTTATCTTAACATTGTTGAAATATATCATCCAATTACACGCCACATGCATCACAACATGCTATCATTTGAAGCCTTTATTGATCGTTTTTTAATGCCTTTAAGGTTCCTAGTACAGCACTGTTGTTTACTGGCAGACAGAAATGATATAACATCTTAATATAGCCCCAAATCAATAAAGACATGGATACGTATCCCCAAGGTCGGGGCACTGACAGTGCAGAAAAAGGCATACGTCTGTTTGTGTGGCTCTGAGGGTAAGGAGAAGTAAGCACGCAAAGCATCTGTTTGGGTGTGCAATGGTGTCAGGAAGGAACATAGAAAATGTGGCTTTCCGGAGTTCAAAGTAGCtcttgtgtttacttcagtgggGGAACAATGAAGCTGTTTGTGTAAATGTGAATGGACTGCTAGGCTTGTTTTTTCGTGTGTGATATATTTTGgttgaaatgcaaatatttcacCTTAGTTTTGTGTTGGTAAGACAAAAATTGAACACTGTCGTGCTGTAATAAGGTCAGTAACAACAACTCATTGATGTATCTCTCCAGCCAAAGATTGTGGTTGAGGTTGTTGTTACCTAATGCACCTAATTTTAGTTATAATAGTTAAGTTAATAATATTCGGGATGCGAGTTAAAACACAGAGCGTATAAACAAGACAAGTTTGAGTGATGCTGATGGAGTGCAGATATCATGTCCCCGCTGAAACCACAACCTGCCGCTTTTGTAACAGCTTTCAACGCATGCGTAGCCTGGGCTCAGACATGTTTTGGCTTCACGTGCACTTGCTGCACATGAGACCTGTTGGCAGCCAACAAGCACTCTTGTTCACAGGAGTAGAACGATGCGCTCAGCGCACGATATTTTGAAATAGGAAAAACCAAAATGGCAACTGGAAATATAGCCGTGCTTTTATTTGACGGGTCGACAATACCTGCGCATCTTGTTCTCATATTTCAAGTAAACTGAATCTTTGAACTCCCGATTCTAGTTTCAGactgaatattaaaaaaaaaattttaaaaacaagacGTAAACTGACAATTTATACCAGTCTGAAACTAGAACTTAAAAGTTAGGTGTCAAGTACGACCCAAAATGCTGCCGCTCATAACTTTTATATGTGGCGGGGGCATCTTTGATGATTTTACCTTCAGACTCAGACACGCTAACTCTCTCATACCCCCCATATGACTTATAAATACTGTGAGATCTCATGCCAGGATATCTTGTCCCACCCGTATTTCCATCAGTGCTGTATTGATGAAATTTGTGAGTTCTTATCTGGTGGACTGCAAGCTAGTGTGCATTTATGTCACattcatgttttcttttattgttgttAAATACATGGTGTCCATATGTGTCCAGCCTCATGTAAACCCTCAGTGTGGCTCTGCTGTCTTGTAGAGATCTCTAACCTGCTGGTGGTCACTAAAGACAGAGTGCTTACTCATCCATCGCCGATGCCAGATAGTCAGCTCAGCTTCCATCGCATTCTCAAGGAGGACATTGAACAGGTACCACTTGTCTCCAGTTGTGTCTGCCACCTACGTCTTTTCTCATGCAGGTGTAGAATGTCTGGGAAGTGCAGATAAAAGCTAAGAGATATAGCATTATCCTGACTAAGATCCTGGTCTCATTACACTGAGacgaggagagagaaaaggatctAAATTCTGAACATACAGATGCACAAATCTAAATGCTTGATCATCGGGagtaattatttatttgatgaggctgatgttgtcaacttattattattaacattaagTTGTGGTTGTAACTTAACAGAAACATTCTACCGATAATGGTGCAATTAATCAAGTTATTTTGCTGCTTCTTCTTAATACTTTACTTCTTCTGTGTTCACCAGGAGGAGCACCTTGGCCGAGGGACAAGAACCAATATTTACTCTGGAACACTGAGGGTAAAaagtgaagaggatgaagatgcAGGCTACTCTTCTTTCCAGGAGGTCAAGGTGGTTCTGAAATTGCTGAGTTATGGACACAGGGACATCTCTTTGGTAAGACAAAGACCCGGTGTTATTTGTAAATGTCACTTTATTATTAACTATCACATCAGATCTTGGCTATTACGAGCTTTAGAATTAGCAACATGTTTCAAAGCTCCTGTGAATGTCGGCAGGCTTTCTTTGAAACAGCCAGCATGATGCGACAGGTGTCCCACAAACACATAGTGCTGTTGTACGGAGTTTGCGTCCACCATCAGGAGAGTAAGTAGATGCTGAAGCCTCTCGTATGATGGAGAGTGTGGACACGTGTTCGACATATGCTTGTGTTCTGTGCAGATATCATGGTTGAGGAGTTTGTCCAACTAGGACCACTTGATGTATATATGAGGAGGCAACAGAGCCCCCTGAGCATCCCGTGGAAGTTTCAGGTGGCCAAGCAGCTGGCTTCAGCTCTCAGCTATTTGGTGAGTCAGTGAAACAGGCAGACTCGAACTATATGAATGGAAGGGGATTCAGCCATTTCCCTGGTGAATTACTGTTGCCGTAATAGGTCAGTTCAACATCATTTCTTAACAGAGTAGTTTTGtgcatgctttttttttaaaggaggaCAAAAAGCTGGTCCACGGCTTTGTTTGTGCCAAGAATATTCTGTTGGCCAGAGATGGGCTGGGCATCGATGAAGGTGGGCCTTTCATCAAGCTCAGTGACCCAGGCATTCCAATTACAGTCCTCACAAGGGAGGGTGAGTAAAAACTCCTGTGCGTAGTAAAAATGAAACCTAAATGGTTACCTAACAGCTCTCTGGAAATTTCCATAACTTCCACTTTCTTTTACTCTAAAATTAAAGTTGAATATTAGAAAGTAGGTGTTGCTGATCACTTTAAGAGTAAAGTCAATTGTTTGTCAGACAATCTGTACATattctgcttcttttcctctttaAGAGTTTGTGTAAAATTGTAATCTGACTTCAGGGAAATGGCACGGCCAACCCATTTCTCTTATTGCACAATTCCCCTCAAACGATGGCCTCATATTTCCGTTTTGCCTGTAAGAGCTAGAGAGTGTGCGTGAAAGAACACAGTGTTGATGCTCGTATGGAGCAGCATACCAGACGGTGAAATGAAATTCGAAACTTTTCAATGTTAAATGGCCATCAGATGTCCCTCATTTGTGGTCCCAGAACTCTTAACGTTTTTTCTGTCCCCATAATTTAGACAACACTGATGCATATCTAGAGGGGATAAAGTGCTAAAAAAGAAGGGCGTTTCTCTCTTGCCAGTAGACCACTGCACTTTGTTTTTGTCCATTAACAATCATCTCCTTCCTCCAACCTTGTCCAGTTCTGTtgcttttacctctcctctttACTTCCAGCCATTCTGATCATCGTCAACCTCTTGAAGATGactttattattctttttttgctCGTGCAGAGTGTGTGCATCGCATCCCTTGGATCGCTCCagagtgtgtgaagaatatGTCGTCGCTTAGCGTCGCAGCTGACAAGTGGGGATTTGGTACCACCCTGTGGGAGATCTGCTATGATGGAGAGGTCCCactcaaagagaagaaacttACAGAGGTTCGAGGCTCAAATACAGTGACAGACGTTACAGTTGGGATGTCTTTTTTCCTGAATAGTTTCCTGCTCCACGTGTTAGTAACTGCATAACATTATTTTGAGCAGAAGGAGAGGTTTTATGAAACTAAGTGCCAACTTGCCACACCGGACTGCAAAGAGCTGGCTGAACTGATGACCCACTGCATGAACTATGACCCCAAGAAGAGACCTTTCTTCAGGGCTATTGTCCGAGACATAGACATGCTTGGAGAAAAGAGTAAGTTGGAATTTTCTTCCTTAAGCTATGGCCTCACTGCAGTTATGGCATCTGTTCTGTAAGTGTCTGTAAGAAGTTGCAGTACTTGTGTGTTCTTGCCACAGAATTAACAATGTGGGAGGTCTGTTGACAAAAATTACCATATTTAGCATGCTCCACCTTTATTCCACAAAAGCCACTTGGAGACGATGGTGAGGCCTGAACGTAGCACAACTGCCTCtactcctccacctgctggctGTAACGCGCAACTGCAACAACACTGACAGACTATAACTTAATTAAAAATACGATTGAATAACTGTATTCGTTAAACTAAAATTTACTGCTGCAAAGTAGAGTTTGTGTGGTGACTGTTAGAAAACCGCCAAGTCTTCTTGTAACACATTCATGTGGTTGTAGTAAAGATGTGTGTATCTCAACATGTTTGCATTCCTcagatccatccatcaaacCCAAACCCACTGCAGAGGTGGATCCGACTATATTTGAAAAAAGATTCCTCACGAAATATCGAGCTCTGGGAGAGGTGCGGCCTTCTACAACTCatgctttttccttttccctctgtACATCAGACCTTACGGTTAATAGGAATAAAACATCCATTTTCTTCCACAGGGGCACTTTGGGAAGGTGGAGCTGTGCCGTTACGACCCACGAGGAGATAAGACAGGCGAGCTGGTGGCGGTGAAGTCACTGAAGCCTgagaaacaggaggagcagggcaccAACCTCTCACGTGAGATAGACATCCTGAAGGCGCTCTTCCACGAAAACATCGTCAGGTACAAGGGCATCTGCCAAGAAGAAGGTAAGCCTCTTTCGTACGGACGCATGACGTCTGTTGAGGAattctgattgtgtttgtgCCTTAAATCTGTCTGTAGGCGGTCAGGCGTACAAGCTGATCATGGAGTATGTCCCATTGGGCAGTTTGAAGGACTATCTCCCCAGGCATAAGAAAGACACCAGTCTGGCTACTCTACTCAGCTACTCTGTTCAGATCTGCAAGGTGAGGATTGTTCTTTTCCTCATTCCTGATTCCTGAGTGTTAAATAGTTGTAATTATTAGACATTACAAACTCTGACAGGATCAGGCCACAAAGGCTTTAGAgccagaaaagaaaaacagccacgCCTACACACCTTCTGGCTTTTTGAGTACGTGATGTGTGTGTAGAATCAagaacaataaataaatgatcatACAAGTAAATCAGTAGGCAATTCCTTATCTTTTATTGTGTCAAAATGGGACAAGAACTTTCACCTGGGTTTGGTTAATAATGACCCAAAACTTTAACATGCTGCTTGTGACCATATGAAGCTCTGTACCTTGTCACTTTTATTTAAGAAGTGATTTTATGGGTCTGGTCTTAGATATCGAATGCTCATAACTATTGTTGTTCAGGGAATGGAATATCTGGGCTCTAAGAACTACATCCATCGGGACTTGGCCGCTCGGAACGTGCTGGTGGAAAATGAGAGAACGGTGAAGATCGGAGACTTTGGCCTCACCAAGTGCATCAAAGACAATGAGGGCTATTACACCGTCAAAGACGAGAACGACAGCCCCGTTTTCTGGTAGGTGGCGAGACGGGAAGGAGGCGGGGTTAAGAGAACATTTCAATAAATACAAGTGAAATGTTGGATTCCTTCCAACCCAGTTTATTAACGGCTGGTGCTGGTTTCAGAAGTGTCTCTTTTTCCCCAGGTACGCGCCGGAGTGTCTGACGCAGTGCAAGTTCTATCTGGCTTCAGATGTCTGGTCTTTTGGAGTGACGCTGTATGAACTCATCACCTACTGTGACTCCTCCAAGAGTCCCATGACGGTCAGTGGGTCACATCCTCCCCCTGTTGCTTTATCTTGACGTGTGCTGCACCTTTGTGAGACAGTAATGAGTAAGGTTGCTCCCCCCCCTGCAGTGTTTCCTGGACATGATCGGCAGCACTCACGGCCAGATGACAGTCATGCGTTTGGTGAAGATGTTGAATGAAGGGAGGAGGTTGCCCCAGCCCGACGGCTGTCCCGAGGCTGTAAGAAGCTGCTTCTTTAATATACAAACGCCTTACGTTTAATAGCTTTTGGGGGGATTTACAACCTCCTGAATGCTTGGTCGGAGCAGCCATtccatgttttcctctttggcAGGTTTACGAGCTGATGCGCAAGTGCTGGGACCAAAAGCCTGAGAGGAGAATTACCTTCACAGCCCTGATCAAGGAGCTGAGCAACATGCTGTAGCAGCTGCGACCACGACCACACAAACGTTAAAGGCCTTGGAATTCAAATCAAACATCAGGAATGTGAAACAACATGGAGATTGTCCTGCAGCTTCACACATTCAAGCTCCGCCAGACATCCCCGGCCGAGGCAAAGACTTAATGGTTCAGGCTGAAGCGCTTTTATTTGAGGATAAACAAATCAGTCAAGCTGAATCCCCTGAGCTTCGTCTATATTTACTGTCATTTACATTCTTAGTAGCATTCTGAAAATGACTAATGTGCTTTAGGAATCGTTGCCACCTTAGACGGTAAAATGGAATCTGAGGGTTTATGAGATTTTCCCAGTTCCCTGGATGCCTTCTGAGGAGAACTCATGGTCTAAATACATCAATTTCCAGCTAATCACACACGTCTGCAGGGTAATCAGTCATTTGAACGTGGGCTCTTTTAGTAGCACTTAAAACTCAGACATTTTTAGACAGTATAATTTTTCCACCCGCCGGATGTATGTCTCTATACTCACTGTTCTGTATAATGAAGAAAGGACAGTCGCCATTGTTAGACGGTGGTTTCAAGGAACCGGTGGATTAGTTGCACGTTTATCTTAGATACCTTTATTTCATGGGCACGGAATATCCACAGTAatgtatattttcttttaacTGTATCCATTTACTTGTCTTTTAAATGATACATAATACCCCAGTTATCTACATTTAATCTGTACAAGGAATAGTGTGAGCAGAAGGGTTTTGTTGGTCTCTCAGCTGTTCTGAGGTCGGATCAGGTCCATTCTGTGTAATTCAACCGCTGCTTTAATCACGGGTGTTGGGAGAAGAGCAAGTATTAGTTAATACATTTCCTTCTGCTCCAAACAAGAccaaaaaaaccacattttttaacattaaaGAGAGATTTTGACCTGGAAAGGCCGATAAACACGCATAACTACGCATTTCAATAATAAAGCAATCGTTTAATGTCTGTGTCACTCCAAATGTTTTACCTCCTAAAAAGGGTTCCATATCTTACATTTGTAGGTCGGCATTCTTAAACTCTTCTGGAAAGACCTCATTCACAGTAAAATCACAGCAGTGccatttaggtttttttttttgtaaaatctaCATTATATTTCAGTCAAAGGAGTATACATGGATAGAAAGCAGAAATCACAGCAGATTTCGATCAATCTACAGAAAAGCTCTAGAatcaacacacacttttctctaCAGCAAAGTCAGCCTCGCTACACATTTCCTGTCTGAGTAAAAATAGCAACTGTAGTGGCAGCGTCGTCAGACGGACCAACACCAGGCCGCCTTTACACAAACTCATCAGTCCTGAAGATGGAAGCAGGCTCACCAGAAgcatttacagtgtgtgtgtgtgtgtgtgtgactgtgtctgagtgagtgtgactgtgtctgtgtgtgtgtgactgtgtctgagtgagtgtgactgtgtgtgtgtgactgtgtctgagtgagtgtgactgtctgtgactgtgtgtgtgtgactgtgtctgagtgagtgtgactgtgtgtgtgtgtgtgagactgtgagAGAGTGAGCGATTGTGCTTTTAGGTCAGAGAAGCAGATCCCTTCAGGT encodes:
- the jak1 gene encoding tyrosine-protein kinase JAK1, with amino-acid sequence MPTLWVMELSRQLCGKMRKSGRRAHLSSPPSITFGLEIHFYTPIVHQLEFLSGCYTAEELCVKAAKKCSISPLCHNLFGLYDEKAGMWYPPSYEFTVTDEISLKLHYRMRFYLRNWHGNTEGESSVWRHCISKLRGSLSLEKMPEGTPLLDAASLDYLFYQGQHSFHKGLVPLRKSHSDAEQHEIENECLGMAVLAITHTTNMSVPGSHDISYKRFIPESLNRSIKQRSFMTRIRINNVFKKFLSEFHQRTIRDSNITPYDLKIKYLATLEGLTSGLGSEVFEPISLIVAQEGELFNGGYYGYCNKTSSQDQKTQTSRDMQVLVTGTTGISWRKKPDTTSVVSKDKPKSKKSKVDGKQQSDKKKEENEGWAVFCDFHEITHAVIKEKTTVTIYRQDNMRMELQMASRAESLSFVALVDGYFRLTVDAHHYLCKEVAPESVVRNIRNSCHGPISTEYAVHKLRQEGNEEGTYILRWSCTDFQYIIITVVCTEIDLKETRPVRQYKNFQIEESPDGFRLYGTDTFRPTLAELLKHLESQSLRTDNLHFQLRRCCPPQPREISNLLVVTKDRVLTHPSPMPDSQLSFHRILKEDIEQEEHLGRGTRTNIYSGTLRVKSEEDEDAGYSSFQEVKVVLKLLSYGHRDISLAFFETASMMRQVSHKHIVLLYGVCVHHQENIMVEEFVQLGPLDVYMRRQQSPLSIPWKFQVAKQLASALSYLEDKKLVHGFVCAKNILLARDGLGIDEGGPFIKLSDPGIPITVLTREECVHRIPWIAPECVKNMSSLSVAADKWGFGTTLWEICYDGEVPLKEKKLTEKERFYETKCQLATPDCKELAELMTHCMNYDPKKRPFFRAIVRDIDMLGEKNPSIKPKPTAEVDPTIFEKRFLTKYRALGEGHFGKVELCRYDPRGDKTGELVAVKSLKPEKQEEQGTNLSREIDILKALFHENIVRYKGICQEEGGQAYKLIMEYVPLGSLKDYLPRHKKDTSLATLLSYSVQICKGMEYLGSKNYIHRDLAARNVLVENERTVKIGDFGLTKCIKDNEGYYTVKDENDSPVFWYAPECLTQCKFYLASDVWSFGVTLYELITYCDSSKSPMTCFLDMIGSTHGQMTVMRLVKMLNEGRRLPQPDGCPEAVYELMRKCWDQKPERRITFTALIKELSNML